Proteins found in one Quercus robur chromosome 2, dhQueRobu3.1, whole genome shotgun sequence genomic segment:
- the LOC126714682 gene encoding cytochrome c1-2, heme protein, mitochondrial: protein MAGGVFHQLLRRKLQSQSKAPPLLSSLISKKEEAGSTSTKSLRALALLGAGISGLLSFGTIAASADEAEHGLDCPNYPWPHQGILSSYDHASIRRGHQVYQQVCASCHSMSLISYRDLVGVAYTEEEVKAMAAEIEVVDGPNDEGEMFTRPGKLSDRFPQPYSNEQAARFANGGAYPPDLSLITKARHNGQNYVFALLTGYRDPPAGVSIREGLHYNPYFPGGAIAMPKMLNDGAVEYEDGTSATEAQMGKDVVSFLSWAAEPEMEERKLMGFKWIFVLSLALLQAAYYRRMKWSVLKSRKLVLDVVN from the exons ATGGCTGGAGGAGTGTTCCACCAGTTACTGAGAAGGAAACTTCAGTCTCAATCAAAA GCCCCTCCTTTATTGTCATCTCTCATCTCAAAGAAAGAAGAGGCAGGGTCTACCAGCACAAAGTCCCTAAGAGCCCTTGCACTCCTTGGAGCAGGCATCTCTGGGCTCTTGAGTTTTGGAACGATAGCAGCATCTGCTGATGAGGCTGAACATGGCTTAGACTGCCCTAATTATCCCTGGCCTCACCAGGGCATTCTCAGCTCCTATGATCATGCTTC GATTCGTCGTGGTCATCAAGTTTACCAACAAGTCTGTGCATCTTGCCATTCTATGTCACTTATATCATACCGTGATTTGGTGGGTGTCGCATATACGGAAGAAGAGGTAAAGGCTATGGCAGCCGAGATTGAAGTCGTTGATGGGCCTAATGATGAGGGTGAGATGTTTACACGCCCTGGTAAACTCAGTGATCGTTTTCCTCAGCCATATTCAAATGAACAAGCGGCTAGGTTTGCTAATGGAGGGGCCTATCCTCCAGATCTAAGTCTTATCACCAAA GCTCGCCACAATGGTCAGAACTATGTGTTTGCCCTTCTAACTGGTTACCGTGATCCCCCTGCTGGTGTTTCG ATTCGGGAGGGCTTGCATTATAATCCTTATTTTCCTGGGGGAGCAATTGCTATGCCTAAAATGCTTAATGATGGTGCTGTTGAGTATGAGGATGGTACCTCTGCAACAGAAGCTCAG ATGGGGAAAGATGTTGTGTCATTCTTGTCATGGGCTGCAGAACCTGAAATGGAAGAGAGGAAATTG ATGGGATTTAAATGGATATTCGTACTGTCACTGGCGCTACTACAAGCTGCTTATTACCGTCGCATGAAGTGGTCTGTTCTCAAGTCTCGCAAGCTGGTTCTTGATGTTGTCAATTAG